A genomic window from Prunus persica cultivar Lovell chromosome G2, Prunus_persica_NCBIv2, whole genome shotgun sequence includes:
- the LOC18770113 gene encoding UPF0481 protein At3g47200: MDKKQGTKKMVVDENADDKSPKHNPNHDAEHTPPLKCLSLGGRHNVFGRAAFRRTASQEYCSTLRRTKTTSQITEKTENEEECQVRVLDKPDKWCIYRVPSKLRKVNEAAYTPQLLSIGPFHHGKPELKDMETHKKIYYENFLARFKKSDDELKQFIKTRQENILRCYAGTIELNKDFEEIIAVDACFIIELFLMNFNDPKNHENDYILRSPWLRKAVEQDLILFENQLPYSLLQELYQNFAVPPSSNFQPRKEVQEQADRQSSTNHDLPHCSPCCRHCLPCCWWIPSKDHSIEIVQVEPDNDDPLLKLTYEFFKDYSRGKSVKNGVRPKHFTDLVRHFLRPDKEMVFKHSSTPIKNIYAARKLKASGVKFRPLKDGHFIIEKDEATKCKLNLACFRNMDLKLTQFCVKDETECVIRNIMALEQFLYPNKPYICNYFLLMDQLVDIVEDVDLLVENKVILNMLGSNEAVAKLVNRLCEQIMDDKSCYFDICEQLNKHHENFWNLHVATLKRVYFKDLWTGSSTVVGVFVLLFSIIGTIKSLMS; the protein is encoded by the exons GCACAACGTTTTCGGCAGGGCAGCTTTCAGGAGGACTGCAAGCCAAGAATATTGCTCGACGCTGAG AAGGACAAAGACTACGTCACAAATTActgagaaaacagaaaatgaagaagaatgcCAGGTACGAGTCTTGGACAAGCCAGACAAGTGGTGTATCTATAGGGTTCCCAGTAAACTCCGCAAAGTAAATGAAGCAGCATACACTCCGCAATTACTATCAATTGGCCCTTTCCACCATGGCAAACCAGAACTCAAGGACATGGAGACCCATAAAAAGATATATTATGAGAATTTTCTTGCACGTTTTAAGAAGAGTGACGATGAACTAAAGCAATTCATCAAGACTCGCCAAGAAAATATTCTTCGTTGTTACGCAGGGACCATTGAGCTCAACAAAGACTTTGAAGAGATAATTGCCGTTGATGCGTGCTTCATCATTGAGCTATTTTTAATGAACTTCAACGAtccaaaaaatcatgaaaatgaTTATATATTGAGATCACCATGGCTGAGGAAAGCTGTAGAGCAGGACTTGATACTGTTTGAAAATCAGCTTCCTTATTCTCTTCTTCAAGAACTATATCAGAACTTTGCTGTGCCTCCCTCTTCCAATTTCCAACCTCGGAAAGAAGTACAAGAACAGGCTGATAGACAGAGCAGTACCAATCATGACTTACCGCACTGCTCGCCTTGCTGCCGGCATTGCTTGCCTTGCTGCTGGTGGATTCCTTCCAAGGATCATTCCATAGAGATTGTCCAAGTTGAACCTGATAATGATGATCCCCTGCTTAAGCTTACCTATGAGTTCTTCAAAGATTATAGTAGGGGAAAATCCGTCAAGAATGGAGTAAGACCGAAACATTTCACCGATTTGGTTAGGCATTTTCTACGTCCTGACAAAGAAATGGTTTTTAAACATAGTAGTACTCCaatcaaaaatatatatgctgCAAGGAAGCTGAAGGCATCAGGGGTGAAATTTAGGCCACTTAAAGATGGCCACTTTATCATAGAAAAAGACGAGGCCACTAAATGTAAGCTCAACTTAGCGTGTTTCAGAAATATGGACTTGAAGCTTACACAATTTTGTGTCAAGGATGAGACAGAATGCGTTATTCGAAACATCATGGCCTTGGAGCAGTTTTTATACCCAAACAAGCCTTATATCTGCAATTACTTTTTGCTTATGGATCAACTTGTGGACATTGTGGAAGATGTGGATTTGCTGGTTGAGAACAAAGTTATTCTTAACATGCTAGGCAGCAATGAAGCAGTGGCGAAACTGGTTAATAGACTTTGTGAGCAGATCATGGACGATAAATCCTGCTATTTTGATATCTGTGAGCAGCTTAATAAGCACCATGAGAATTTTTGGAACCTTCATGTCGCAACTCTGAAACGAGTTTATTTCAAGGATCTGTGGACAGGCAGTTCAACTGTAGTTGGAGTTTTCGTCCTGCTTTTCTCAATCATTGGAACCATTAAGTCTCTCATGTCGTAA